In Zingiber officinale cultivar Zhangliang chromosome 8B, Zo_v1.1, whole genome shotgun sequence, a single genomic region encodes these proteins:
- the LOC122014028 gene encoding uncharacterized protein LOC122014028: MALRDDFEGLRGTILHRSPLPSVDSVVHELLAEEIRLKSQVDKKTIASSTPSVFATPQRSMPHNQSRSTSKVFIDECAYCKEKGHWKSQCPLLLNKGKQHQQQRSQSPPLQHQNTSWKSSNQPQSGNAVAAPSLDPYMLEQFQQFLASQPSAMSASSHIGLSSSSASVMTANGTPMPLLGVGSVVTTCLSLSDVYFIPSLTLNLVSVSQLSESGYLISFSLSNCYVQDPQSQKVIGIGRRQGGLYVLDKLQVPDVAASNLIHIDPFSTDTDEASPTTTLPHDSFSESGILETPAPAPPPPPAPVPSPQEIADNPIRRSTRPRKSTRLPDFAYSCYSTSFASFVASVHRLSEPLSYREAVGNPLWQNAMDEELTALHHTHTWDLVPLPPGKCAIGSRWVYKIKTKSDGSIERYKARLVAKGYSQEYGMDYEETFSPVAKMTTVRMLIAVASARQWKISQMDVKNAFLMVIFKKKCI; this comes from the exons ATGGCTCTTCgcgatgactttgaaggattgCGTGGAACAATTTTACATCGTAGTCCTCTCCCTTCTGTTGATTCAGTAGTACATGAATTGCTAGCTGAGGAGATTCGTCTTAAGTCCCAGGTTGATAAGAAGACTATTGCGTCATCTACGCCATCAGTTTTTGCAACACCACAACGATCTATGCCACATAATCAAAGTAGGTCGACTTCGAAGGTTTTTATTGATGAGTGTGCCTATtgcaaagaaaaaggacattGGAAGTCTCAATGTCCATTACTATTGAACAAAGGTAAACAACATCAGCAGCAAAGATCTCAGTCCCCACCATTGCAACATCAGAATACTTCGTGGAAATCTAGTAATCAACCACAGTCTGGTAATGCAGTGGCTGCCCCCTCTTTAGATCCATATATGCTTGAGCAGTTTCAACAATTCCTTGCTTCACAGCCCTCTGCCATGTCTGCTTCTTCTCATATAGGCTTGTCATCCTCTAGTGCATCAG TTATGACGGCTAATGGTACTCCGATGCCATTATTAGGTGTTGGTTCTGTTGTTACAACTTGCTTATCTCTTTCCGATGTCTATTTTATTCCTAGTCTTACACttaatcttgtttctgttagtcaattgtCTGAGTCTGGATATTTAATCTCTTTTTCCTTATCCAATTGTTATGTGCAAGACCCGCAATCTCAGAAGGTGATTGGGATAGGCCGTAGGCAAGGGGGACTTTATGTTTTGGATAAGCTTCAAGTACCAGATGTTGCAGCTTCTA ATCTTATTCACATTGATCCCTTCAGTACCGACACCGACGAAGCCTCCCCCACGACTACTCTTCCACATGACAGCTTCAGTGAATCTGGTATTCTCGAGACACCAGCTCCAGCTCCACCTCCCCCTCCTGCGCCTGTTCCATCACCTCAAGAGATTGCGGACAATCCTATTCGTCGGTCTACACGTCCTCGTAAGTCTACTAGACTACCCGATTTTGCTTATTCTTGTTATTccacttcctttgcttcttttgtTGCTTCTGTTCATCGTCTTTCTGAGCCTCTGTCCTATAGAGAAGCTGTTGGTAATCCTCTTTGGCAGAATGCTATGGACGAGGAATTAACTGCTCTGCATCATACTCATACTTGGGATTTGGTACCTCTACCACCAGGAAAATGCGCCATTGGTTCTCGTTGGgtctataagatcaaaactaaatctgatggttcTATCGAAAggtacaaagctcgtcttgttgctaaaggttactCTCAGGAATATGgcatggattatgaggaaactttttctccTGTTGCTAAAATGACCACTGTTCGTATGTTAATTGCTGTTGCCTCTGCTCGTCAATGgaaaatatctcagatggatgtcaaaaatgCTTTCTTGATGGTGATCTTTAAGAAGAAGTGTATATGA
- the LOC122014027 gene encoding uncharacterized protein LOC122014027, which translates to MKESGRIHVTMTTGEYELFKEAKRLAASERQESLPVSDRGSKRKQPEVFPQHPYRESGIGYYQPEPQAQSLKKEQPQASVAESSQLRDSKKGKALVIPEVFPEDPDEKVPFSARILNERLPKGYRAPSIREYDGSKDSEEHLRKFKNAALLHQYSDAVKCRVFLNTLYGSILKWFDGLPQGSIACFLDFKTAFLCRFASSKKYQKTDHCLFTLKQGPIEPLRKISSKISLEILMRWWEKLLPTSRWKKHKQLEGRPKDHFLPSTSKREERLNHPLNLYRESGKPDLPFIPGQKFDLPLELLLYISPDQGQGFARDSKRAAEMGLPQPELAPQLIKMMEEQRGAGQVRQPRPDLAGPSTHQPGRGKEPEGSREVENRGNAVVREISMISGGPTDGDSGRARKSHVRRLEVHAVGCSQEQAAGPVLSFGPADLEGLELPYDDALIIKVIIANSRVARVFVDTGSSVNILFRTAFEEMQIGAAELQPVATSLYGFTGNEVKPMGQIKLAISLGTEPLVRTRRSTFIVVDSPSSYNVILGRPALHEFRAAVSTFHQKIKFPVGEQVGEVRGEQMVSRWCYIDMVRVEARKHQRMQDGGVHVIQEEPLPIAEEPIPWEEVQLHADRPESLTRVASDLPSPLKEE; encoded by the exons ATGAAGGAGTCTGGCCGCATTCACGTCACTATGACCACTGGAGAGTACGAGCTATTCAAGGAGGCCAAAAGGTTGGCAGCCTCTGAGAGACAG GAGTCCCTCCCTGTTTCAGATCGGGGTTCCAAAAGAAAGCAGCCTGAGGTATTTCCTCAACATCCTTATCGTGAGTCTGGCATAGGATATTATCAGCCAGAGCCCCAAGCACAAAGCCTTAAGAAGGAGCAACCTCAAGCATCTGTGGCTGAGAGTTCACAGTTGCGGGATTCGAAGAAGGGAAAGGCCCTTGTCATACCTGAAGTGTTCCCCGAAGATCCAGACGAGAAAGTACCTTTCTCGGCCAGGATTCTAAATGAAAGATTGCCTAAAGGTTATAGAGCCCCGTCGATCAGAGAATATGACGGGAGCAAGGATTCGGAAGAGCACTTGCGAAAATTCAAAAACGCAGCCCTGCTGCACCAATAtagcgatgctgtcaaatgcaGAGTTTTCCTGAATACTTTATATGGTTCAATCTTAAAATGGTTCGATGGGTTGCCTCAAGGGTCCATCGCCTGTTTTCTGGACTTCAAAACGGCTTTTCTGTGCCGATTTGCTAGCAGTAAGAAATATCAGAAGACAGATCATTGCCTTTTCACTCTAAAGCAGGGGCCAATTGAGCCCCTGAGAA agatctcatcaaaaatctCGCTcgaaattttgatgagatggtgggaAAAGTTACTtcctacatcaaggtggaagaagcacaagcagcTCGAAGGAAGGCCGAAAGACCACTTCCTTCCATCAACAAGCAAGAGAGAAGAGCGCCTCAACCACCCCCTCAACCTCTACCGCGAGTCCGGGAAGCCAGACCTGCCTTTCATCCCGGGCCAGAAATTCGACCTGCCCCTCGAGTTGCTGCTGTACATATCCCCCGACCAGGGTCAGGGA TTCGCTCGAGACTCCAAACGGGCTGCCGAGATGGGGTTGCCTCAGCCTGAGCTAGCTCCTCAGTTGATCAAGATGATGGAGGAACAAAGGGGGGCCGGACAGGTCAGACAACCTCGTCCCGACCTCGCCGGGCCTAGCACTCATCAGCCTGGCCGGGGAAAAGAGCCCGAAGGATCACGGGAGGTCGAGAACAGAGGCAATGCAGTTGTCAGAGAGATCagcatgatctctggagggccgACTGACGGAGATTCAGGGAGAGCACGTAAGTCTCATGTTCGGCGATTGGAGGTTCATGCTGTCGGATGCAGTCAGGAGCAAGCTGCTGGCCCTGTTCTTAGCTTCGGGCCAGCAGACCTGGAGGGTCTGGAGTTGCCTTATGACGATGCGCTCATCATCAAAGTCATCATTgccaatagccgagtggctcgggtttttGTCGATactgggagctcggtcaacattctatTCAGGACTGCATTTGAAGAAATGCAGATTGGTGCCGCTGAACTTCAGCCAGTGGCTACATCTTTATATGGATTTACCGGCAATGAAGTGAAGCCTATGGGCCAGATTAAGCTGGCTATATCTTTGGGCACCGAGCCACTGGTGCGCACAAGGAGGAGCACGTTTATAGTAGTAGACTCCCCTTCTTCTTATAATGTTATCCTAGGGAGGCCCgccctgcatgaatttagggCTGCTGTCTCGACCTTTCACCAAAAAATCAAGTTTCCTgtgggcgagcaggtcggggaagttagaGGAGAACAGATGGTTTCTCGGTGGTGCTATATTGACATGGTCCGAGTTGAAGCTCGGAAACATCAAAGGATGCAGGACGGAGGTGTTCATGTCATTCAAGAAGAGCCTCTTCCTATagctgaggagcccatcccttgggaaGAAGTACAACTACACGCTGATCGACCTGAAAGTTTGACCCGGGTGGCGAGCGACCTTCCTTCTCCCCTCAAAGAAGAATGA
- the LOC122014029 gene encoding uncharacterized mitochondrial protein AtMg00810-like, translating into MPPPGVSHRSGEVCRLRKALYGLKQAPRAWFAKFSMVITSLGFRSSNHDLALFVKSTRTGRILLSLYVDDMIITGDDFNGIESLKFELAHCFAMKDLGSLRYFLGIEIASSPKGYLLSQSKYIADLFERAHLTDNRVVDTPLETNARYSPSDGSPLPDPNLYRTVVGSLVYLTVTRPDIAYAVHVVSQFVTAPTTVHWAAVLRILQYLRGTQFQSLLFPSTSSLELCAYSDADWAGDLTDRKSTTGFCIFLGDSLISWKSKKQDVISRSSIEAEYRAMATATCEIVWLRWLLADIGVFLQKPTALHCDNQSVIQIARNTVFHERTKHIEIDYS; encoded by the exons ATGCCTCCTCCTGGAGTTTCTCACCGTtctggtgaagtttgcaggcttcgcAAAGCTCTCTATGGACTCAAACAGGCGCCACGTGCTTGGTTTGCGAAGTTCTCCATGGTGATTACCTCACTTGGCTTTCGTTCCAGTAATCATGATTTAGCTTTATTTGTCAAGAGTACGCGTACAGGTCGTATACTTTTGtctttatatgtggatgacatgattattaccgGTGATGATTTTAATGGAATTGAGTCCttgaagtttgaattagctcaTTGTttcgctatgaaagacttgggatcATTACGCTATTTTCTGGGGATCGAGATTGCCTCTTCACCTAAAGGCTATCTTTTGTCTCAGTCAAAGTACATAGCTGATCTATTTGAGCGTGCACATCTCACTGACAACAGGGTAGTTGATACTCCTCTTGAGACTAATGCTAGGTACTCTCCTTCAGATGGTTCTCCTTTGCCTGATCCTAATCTCTACCGTACAGTTGTGGGAAGCTTGGTGTATCTCACTGTGACTCGTCCTGATATTGCATATGCTGTACATGTGGTTAGTCAGTTTGTCACTGCACCGACCACAGTTCATTGGGCTGCTGTTCTTCGCATTCTTCAGTATCTTCGAGGAACTCAGTTTCAGAGTCTTTTATTCCCTTCTACTTCCTCGTTAGAACTTTGTGCATATTCTGATGCTGATTGGGCGGGTGATCTTACGGATCGTAAGTCGACCACCGGCTtctgtatttttcttggagattctcttatctcttggaagagcaagaagcaagatgttatttctagatcctccatagaagctgagtatcgtgccATGGCTACCGCCACTTGTGagattgtttggctacgttggttgcTTGCAGATATAGGAGTTTTTCTTCAAAAACCTACTGCTCttcattgtgataatcagagtgtcaTTCAGATTGCGCGCAATACAGTTTTTCATGAGAGAACGAAGCATATTGAGATAGATT Atagctga